In Corylus avellana chromosome ca2, CavTom2PMs-1.0, the following proteins share a genomic window:
- the LOC132169467 gene encoding uncharacterized protein LOC132169467 codes for MLPEFVPEPNSEPRVHAAPPELKPRAEGAPPEPEPRADATSPELEPRAEAGPLELEPRAKATLLEPEPGANIAPPELELGAEAASPETEAWADTHLHTAKAGARGRGSTARAGAKGSTAEAGARGRSSTAGAGAKGKGNTAAEATPPEPELGSDAAPPELKLGAEAASPESKLGAEATLLELEPRSGVAPLKLEQELGAKVAPLEIELGVEARPPELEPWADAAPPELELRAKAAPPKPDPGTDAAPSEEAMAVEAEPPEEAMEPGANEALPKLEPEAEAAPSELKPKVDAASPELEPGAEAVPLELEPVAEATSPELELKAKVTSLEPGADAVPPEEATTTKAELPKKAGEGA; via the exons ATGTTGCCTGAGTTTGTGCCGGAGCCGAACTCGGAGCCAAGGGTACATGCAGCACCGCCGGAGCTAAAGCCAAGGGCAGAGGGAGCACCGCCGGAGCCGGAGCCAAGGGCAGATGCAACATCACCAGAGCTGGAGCCAAGGGCAGAGGCAGGGCCGCTAGAGCTGGAGCCTAGGGCAAAGGCAACATTGCTAGAGCCGGAGCCAGGGGCAAACATAGCACCGCCGGAGCTGGAGCTAGGGGCAGAGGCAGCATCGCCGGAGACGGAGGCATGGGCAGACACA CACCTCCACACCGCCAAAGCTGGAGCTAGGGGCAGAGGTAGCACCGCCAGAGCCGGAGCCAAGGGCAGCACCGCCGAAGCTGGAGCTAGGGGCAGAAGCAGCACCGCCGGAGCTGGAGCTAAGGGCAAAGGCAACACTGCGGCAGAGGCAACACCACCAGAGCCAGAGCTAGGGTCAGACGCAGCACCACCAGAGCTGAAGCTAGGGGCAGAGGCAGCATCGCCAGAGTCGAAGCTAGGGGCAGAGGCAACACTGTTGGAGCTAGAGCCAAGGTCAGGCGTAGCACCGCTGAAGCTGGAACAAGAGCTAGGGGCAAAGGTAGCACCACTGGAGATAGAGCTAGGGGTAGAGGCAAGACCGCCGGAGCTGGAGCCATGGGCAGACGCAGCACCGCCAGAGTTAGAGCTAAGGGCAAAAGCAGCACCGCCGAAGCCGGACCCAGGGACAGACGCAGCACCGTCGGAAGAGGCAATGGCGGTGGAGGCAGAACCGCCGGAGGAGGCGATGGAG CCAGGGGCAAATGAAGCACTGCCGAAGCTGGAGCCAGAGGCAGAGGCAGCACCGTCGGAGCTGAAGCCAAAGGTAGATGCAGCATCACCGGAGCTGGAGCCAGGAGCAGAGGCAGTGCCGCTGGAGTTGGAGCCAGTGGCAGAGGCAACATCGCCGGAGTTGGAGCTAAAAGCAAAGGTAACATCACTGGAGCCAGGGGCAGATGCAGTACCGCCGGAGGAGGCAACGACGACAAAGGCAGAACTGCCGAAAAAGGCGGGGGAAGGGGCCTAG
- the LOC132169468 gene encoding uncharacterized protein LOC132169468, whose amino-acid sequence MERNERKIGRSQFNSQGSCSTRAQAPSPSSFTSSGGSSFTIVASFGGAASAPGSGSSGTASTPSSSSGRAMSALGSGSNGAASAPSYDSGGATFAHSFSSGGAASAPSSGSGGAASVPESGSGGAASVPSSSFDGATSALSSSSGGAAVLRLPPALAPTMLRLPLSPA is encoded by the exons atggaaagaaatgagaggaaAATAG GCAGGTCCCAATTCAACTCCCAGGGTAGCTGCTCCACCCGGGCCCAGGCCCCTTCCCCCTCCTCCTTCACCTCCTCCGGCGGTTCTTCCTTCACCATCGTTGCTTCCTTCGGCGGTGCTGCGTCTGCCCCTGGCTCTGGCTCCAGCGGTACTGCCTCTACCCCTAGCTCCAGCTCCGGCCGTGCTATGTCTGCCCTTGGCTCCGGCTCCAACGGTGCTGCCTCTGCCCCTAGCTACGACTCAGGCGGTGCTACCTTTGCCCATAGCTTTAGCTCTGGTGGTGCTGCGTCAGCCCCTAGCTCAGGCTCTGGCGGTGCTGCCTCTGTCCCTGAGTCCGGCTCCGGTGGTGCTGCCTCTGTCCCTAGCTCTAGCTTCGACGGTGCTACCTCTGCCCTTAGCTCCAGCTCTGGCGGTGCGGCGGTGCTACGTCTTCCCCCGGCTCTGGCTCCGACTATGCTGCGTCTGCCCCTATCTCCGGCATAG
- the LOC132169469 gene encoding uncharacterized protein LOC132169469 — MDVAVGSSQILIEMRFMAHLILRLRLQFLKISKLQIRNTQYKISKFLIILFMLHLIKLVQGSGSAQAQGPAPGSFASSCDFAFAATASSGGAASAPASGFGNAASAPSSNSNGATFALGSGSSSAAFALGFSSSGAASALGSNSGNAALALGSGSGGAASVPSSSSDGAASTPNSSSGSGTSSGRPQFNSQGSCSTLAQAPSPSSFTSSGGSSFTTVAFFGGVAFAPGSGSGGTASAPSSSSGSAMSALGSGSNSAASAPSYDSGGATLAHSFSSGGVASAPSSSSSGAASVPGSGSGGAASVPSSSFDDATSAPSSSSGSAAVLRLPLSLAPTVLRLPLSPA, encoded by the exons ATGGATGTGGCCGTTGGATCATCACAAATTTTGATAGAAATGAGATTCATGGCACACCTCATCCTCCGCCTACGCCTCCAGTTCCTCAAAATCTCCAAGTTGCAAATAAGGAATACCCAATATAAAATCTCAAAGTTCCTCATCATCCTCTTCATGCTCCACTTGATCAAACTAGTTCAG GGTAGCGGCTCTGCCCAGGCCCAAGGCCCTGCCCCGGGCTCCTTCGCCTCCTCCTGTGATTTTGCCTTCGCTGCCACTGCCTCCTCCGGTGGTGCTGCGTCTGCCCCGGCCTCCGGCTTCGGCAATGCTGCCTCTGCCCCTAGCTCCAACTCTAACGGTGCTACGTTTGCCCTCGGCTCCGGCTCCAGCAGTGCTGCCTTTGCCCTTGGCTTCAGCTCCAGCGGCGCTGCTTCTGCCCTTGGCTCCAACTCCGGTAATGCTGCACTTGCCCTTGGCTCCGGCTCCGGCGGTGCTGCCTCTGTCCCTAGCTCCAGCTCCGACGGTGCTGCGTCTACCCCTAACTCCAGCTCCGGCTCCGGCACAAGCTCAG GTAGGCCCCAATTCAACTCCCAGGGTAGCTGCTCCACCCTGGCCCAGGCCCCTTCCCCCTCCTCCTTCACCTCCTCCGGCGGTTCTTCCTTCACCACCGTTGCTTTCTTCGGCGGTGTTGCGTTTGCCCCTGGCTCTGGCTCCGGCGGTACTGCCTCTGCCCCTAGCTCTAGCTCCGGTAGTGCTATGTCTGCCCTTGGCTCCGGCTCCAACAGTGCTGCCTCTGCCCCTAGCTACGACTCAGGCGGTGCTACCTTAGCCCATAGCTTTAGCTCTGGTGGTGTTGCATCGGCCCCTAGCTCCAGCTCCAGCGGTGCTGCCTCTGTCCCTGGGTCCGGCTCCGGTGGTGCTGCCTCTGTCCCTAGCTCTAGCTTCGACGATGCTACCTCTGCCCCTAGCTCCAGCTCTGGCAGTGCGGCGGTGCTACGTCTGCCTCTGTCTCTGGCTCCGACTGTGCTGCGTCTGCCCCTATCTCCGGCATAG
- the LOC132169470 gene encoding uncharacterized protein LOC132169470, with protein sequence MPEPEPGAYTTLSELELKAEAAPPKSEPGAEAALLEPEPRADAASPELEPGAEAALPELDPGADATPPELELGANALPPRRQRGRRSTVGAGARDRGSTAGARAKGKCSITGAGAKGRSSAAGAEAKGKGSTAGAGAKGKRNIARVEARDRGSIAGAGGRGRRNTTGRGSGSKGKIAGGGERAQGRGLGLGRAATLFDQVEYEEDDEELGDFILGIPYLQPGDFEELEA encoded by the exons ATGCCGGAGCCGGAGCCAGGGGCATACACAACCTTGTCGGAGCTGGAGCTAAAGGCAGAGGCAGCACCGCCGAAGTCAGAGCCAGGGGCAGAGGCAGCATTGCTGGAGCCGGAGCCAAGGGCAGATGCAGCATCACCGGAGTTGGAGCCAGGGGCAGAGGCAGCATTGCCGGAATTGGATCCAGGAGCAGACGCAACACCGCCGGAGTTGGAGCTAGGGGCAAACGCACTACCGCCGAGGAGGCAACG GGGTAGACGCAGCACCGTCGGAGCTGGAGCTAGGGACAGAGGCAGCACCGCCGGAGCTAGAGCCAAGGGCAAATGCAGCATTACCGGAGCTGGAGCCAAGGGCAGAAGCAGCGCCGCTGGAGCTGAAGCCAAAGGCAAAGGTAGCACTGCTGGAGCCGGAGCAAAGGGCAAACGTAACATCGCTAGAGTTGAAGCTAGGGATAGAGGCAGCATCGCTGGAGCCGGAGGCCGGGGCAGACGTAACACCACCGGAAGAGGCAGTGGCAGCAAAGGCAAAATCGCCGGAGGAGGCGAAAGAGCCCAGGGCAGGGGCCTGGGCCTGGGCAGAGCCGCTACCCTG TTTGATCAAGTGGAGTATGAAGaggatgatgaggaacttggaGATTTTATACTAGGTATTCCTTATTTGCAACCTGGAGATTTTGAGGAACTGGAGGCGTAG